A DNA window from Theobroma cacao cultivar B97-61/B2 chromosome 5, Criollo_cocoa_genome_V2, whole genome shotgun sequence contains the following coding sequences:
- the LOC18599932 gene encoding eggshell protein 2A: protein MDPQGQNLVEAILLALEVALAKERDNTRLMEERLRAGQAALKAKERERSMLTTEKDRVLALKEDGEKLVSDFLEADGKKNFDDQKAMMDAVVAMINSGGGDGGKGGGFDGFYERGINYLENAQNLNEKAVLATVKGTNSDGNDNSHGGGNGGDGGKGGGFDGVYGGPINDLENAQILDEEAVIATAKGTNSDGNGSSHGGGNGGGYGV from the exons ATG GATCCACAGGGACAAAATCTCGTTGAGGCTATCTTGCTCGCTTTGGAGGTTGCATTGGCAAAGGAAAGAGATAACACAAGGCTCATGGAAGAGCGTCTAAGGGCTGGTCAAGCTGCTCTGAAAGCGAAGGAGAGAGAACGTTCGATGCTTACGACAGAGAAGGATCGAGTGCTTGCACTCAAAGAAGACGGAGAAAAACTGGTTTCTGATTTCCTTGAAGCGGATGGTAAGAAGAACTTTGATGATCAGAAAGCTATGATGGACGCTGTCGTTGCTATGATCAACAGTGGCGGCGGCGATGGAGGCAAGGGTGGAGGATTTGATGGCTTTTACG AACGGGGTATTAACTATCTTGAAAACGCTCAGAATCTTAACGAGAAAGCCGTGTTAGCAACTGTTAAAGGAACAAACAGCGACGGGAATGATAACAGCCACGGTGGTGGAAATGGCGGCGATGGCGGCAAGGGTGGAGGGTTTGATGGCGTTTACg GAGGGCCTATTAACGATCTTGAAAACGCTCAGATTCTTGATGAGGAAGCCGTGATAGCAACTGCTAAAGGAACAAACAGCGACGGGAATGGTAGCAGCCACGGTGGTGGAAACGGCGGCGGTTACGGTGTTTAA